From a single Tursiops truncatus isolate mTurTru1 chromosome 20, mTurTru1.mat.Y, whole genome shotgun sequence genomic region:
- the DOC2B gene encoding double C2-like domain-containing protein beta, with translation MTLRRRGEKATISIQEHMAIDVCPGPIRPIKQISDYFPRFPRGLPPDAGPRAAAPPDAPARPAAASAGRRSPSDGARDDDEDVDQLFGAYGASPGPGRSTARPPAKLPEDEPDADGYESDDCTALGTLDFSLLYDQENNALHCTISKAKGLKPMDHNGLADPYVKLHLLPGASKANKLRTKTLRNTLNPTWNETLTYYGITDEDMIRKTLRISVCDEDKFRHNEFIGETRVPLKKLKPNHTKTFSICLEKQLPVDKTEDKSLEERGRILISLKYSSQKQGLLVGIVRCAHLAAMDANGYSDPYVKTYLKPDVDKKSKHKTAVKKKTLNPEFNEEFCYEIKHGDLAKKTLEITVWDYDIGKSNDFIGGVVLGINAKGERLKHWFDCLKNKDKRIERWHTLTNELPGAVLSD, from the exons ATGACCCTCCGGCGGCGCGGGGAGAAGGCGACCATCAGCATCCAGGAGCATATGGCCATCGACGTGTGCCCCGGCCCCATCCGGCCCATCAAGCAGATCTCCGACTACTTCCCCCGCTTCCCGCGGGGCCTGCCGCCGGACGCCGGGCCCCGCGCCGCTGCACCCCCGGACGCCCCCGCGCGCCCGGCCGCGGCCAGCGCGGGCCGCCGCAGCCCCTCCGACGGCGCCCGCGACGACGACGAGGATGTGGACCAGCTGTTTGGAGCCTACGGCGCCAGCCCCGGCCCCGGCCGCAGCACGGCGCGACCGCCTGCCAAGCTGCCCGAGGACGAGCCGGACGCCGACGGCTACGAGTCCGACGACTGCA CCGCCCTGGGCACGCTGGACTTCAGCCTGCTCTACGACCAGGAGAACAACGCTCTCCACTGCACCATCAGCAAGGCCAAG GGCCTGAAGCCGATGGACCACAATGGGCTGGCAGACCCCTACGTCAAGCTGCACCTGCTGCCGGGAGCCAGTAAG GCAAATAAGCTCAGAACAAAAACTCTCCGAAACACTCTGAACCCCACGTGGAATGAGACCCTCACTTACTACGGGATCACAGACGAAGACATGATCCGAAAGACCCTGCG GATCTCGGTGTGTGATGAGGACAAATTCCGCCACAACGAGTTCATAGGGGAGACGCGGGTGCCCCTCAAGAAGCTGAAGCCCAACCACACCAAGACGTTCAGCATCTGCCTGGAGAAGCAGCTGCCG GTGGACAAGACAGAAGACAAGTCCCTGGAGGAGCGGGGCCGCATTCTCATCTCCCTCAAGTACAGTTCGCAGAAGCAGGGCCTGCTGGTCGGCATCGTGCGCTGCGCACACCTGGCTGCCATGGATGCCAACGGCTACTCAGACCCCTACGTGAAAAC ATACCTGAAGCCAGATGTGGACAAGAAATCCAAACATAAGACAGCGGTAAAGAAGAAAACCCTAAACCCAGAGTTCAACGAG GAATTCTGTTATGAGATTAAGCACGGGGACCTGGCCAAGAAGACCCTGGAGATCACCGTTTGGGATTATGACATTGGAAAATCCAACGATTTCATCG GCGGCGTGGTTCTGGGCATCAATGCCAAGGGCGAGCGCCTGAAGCACTGGTTTGATTGCCTGAAGAACAAGGACAAGCGGATCGAGCGCTGGCACACGCTCACCAACGAGCTCCCGGGGGCCGTGCTCAGCGACTGA